A genome region from Rattus norvegicus strain BN/NHsdMcwi chromosome 17, GRCr8, whole genome shotgun sequence includes the following:
- the LOC120097928 gene encoding SWI/SNF-related matrix-associated actin-dependent regulator of chromatin subfamily A member 5-like: MVSIASFDIEEWDVCVTSYEMLIKEKSVFKKFNWRYLVIDEAHRIKNEKSKLSEIVREFKTTNRLLLTGTPLQNNLHELWSLLNFLLPDVFNSADDFDSWFDTNNCLGDKKLVERLHMVLRPFLLRRIKADVEKSLPPKKEVKIYVGLSKMQREWYTRILMKDIDILNSAGKMDKMRLLNILMQLRKCCNHPYLFDGAEPGPPYTTDMHLVTNSGKMVVLDKLLPKLKEQGSRVLIFSQMTRVLDILEDYCMWRNYEYCRLDGQTPHDERQDSINAYNEPNSTKFVFMLSTRAGGLGINLATADVVILYDSDWNPQVDLQAMDRAHRIGQTKTVRVFRFITDNTVEERIVERAEMKLRLDSIVIQQGRLVDQNLNKIGKDEMLQMIRHGATHVFASKESEITDEDIDGILERGAKKTAEMNEKLSKMGESSLRNFTMDTESSVYNFEGEDYREKQKIAFTEWIEPPKRERKANYAADAYFREALRVSEPKAPKAPRPPKQPNVQDFQFFPPRLFELLEKEILYYRKTIGYKVPRSPDLPNAAQAQKEEQLKIDEAGPLNDEELEEKEKLLTQGFTNWNKRDFNQFIKANEKWGRNDIENIAREVEGKTPEEVIEYSAVFWERCNELQDIEKIMAQIERGEARIQRRISIKKALDTKIGRYKAPFHQLRISYGTNKGKNYTEEENRFLICMLHKLGFDKENVYDELRQCIRNSPQFRFDWFLKSRTAMALQRRCNTLITLIERENMELEEKEKAEKKKRGPKPSTQKRKMDGAPDGQGRKKKLKL; encoded by the exons ATGGTGTCAATAGCCAGCTTTGACATCGAggag TGGGATGTATGTGTCACATCTTATGAAATGCTTATTAAAGAGAAGTCTGTGTTCAAAAAATTTAACTGGAGATACTTAGTTATAGATGAAGCTCACaggataaaaaatgaaaaatctaagTTGTCAGAAATAGTGAGAGAATTCAAGACTACAAACCGACTGTTGCTGACAGGGACGCCTCTTCAGAACAACCTGCACGAGCTCTGGTCCCTGCTAAACTTTTTGTTACCAGATGTGTTTAATTCAGCTGATGACTTTGATTCCTGGTTTGATACAAATAATTGCCTTGGGGATAAAAAACTAGTTGAGAGGCTTCATATGGTTTTGCGTCCATTCCTTCTTCGTCGAATTAAAGCTGATGTTGAAAAGAGTTTGCCtccaaagaaagaagtaaaaatctATGTGGGTCTTAGCAAAATGCAAAGGGAATGGTATACTCGGATATTAATGAAAGACATAGACATACTGAACTCAGCAGGGAAGATGGACAAGATGAGACTGTTGAACATCTTGATGCAGCTGAGGAAGTGCTGTAACCACCCTTATCTCTTTGACGGGGCTGAGCCTGGGCCTCCCTACACCACAGATATGCATCTGGTTACCAACAGCGGCAAGATGGTGGTGTTGGACAAACTGCTCCCTAAATTAAAAGAACAAGGTTCAAGAGTACTAATCTTTAGTCAGATGACAAGGGTATTAGACATTTTGGAAGATTATTGCATGTGGAGAAATTATGAGTACTGCAGGTTGGATGGACAGACACCCCATGATGAGAGACAAGACTCCATTAATGCATACAATGAACCAAATAGCACCAAGTTTGTATTTATGCTAAGCACACGTGCTGGTGGTCTGGGCATCAACCTTGCAACTGCTGATGTAGTAATTTTATATGATTCAGATTGGAATCCTCAAGTTGATCTTCAGGCTATGGACCGAGCACATAGAATTGGACAAACGAAGACTGTTCGAGTGTTCCGCTTTATAACTGATAACACTGTGGAAGAAAGAATAGTAGAACGTGCCGAGATGAAGCTCAGACTGGATTCCATCGTAATTCAACAAGGGAGGCTTGTAGATCAGAACCTGAACAAAATTGGGAAAGATGAAATGCTTCAAATGATTCGACATGGTGCCACACATGTGTTTGCTTCAAAAGAAAGTGAAATCACTGATGAGGATATTGATGGTATTTTGGAAAGAGGTGCAAAGAAGACTGCAGAAATGAATGAAAAGCTCTCCAAGATGGGTGAAAGCTCACTTAGAAACTTTACGATGGATACAGAGTCCAGTGTTTATAACTTTGAAGGAGAAGActatagagaaaaacaaaagattgCATTCACAGAGTGGATTGAACCacctaagagagaaagaaaagccaaCTATGCTGCAGATGCGTACTTCAGGGAAGCTCTGCGTGTCAGTGAGCCTAAAGCACCCAAGGCGCCTCGACCTCCAAAACAACCAAATGTTCAGGATTTCCAGTTCTTTCCTCCACGTTTATTTGAATTACTGGAAAAAGAAATTCTATATTACAGGAAAACTATCGGTTACAAGGTACCTCGGAGTCCTGATCTACCCAATGCAGCACAGGCACAGAAGGAAGAGCAGCTTAAAATCGACGAAGCAGGGCCCCTTAATGACgaggagttagaggaaaaagagaagcttCTGACTCAGGGGTTCACTAATTGGAATAAGAGAGATTTTAACCAGTTTATCAAGGCTAATGAAAAGTGGGGTCGCAATGATATTGAGAACATAGCCAGAGAAGTAGAAGGGAAAACTCCAGAAGAAGTCATTGAGTACTCAGCTGTGTTCTGGGAAAGATGCAATGAGCTCCAGGACATAGAGAAGATTATGGCTCAGATTGAAAGGGGAGAGGCAAGGATTCAAAGAAGAATAAGTATCAAGAAAGCACTAGATACAAAGATTGGACGGTACAAAGCACCCTTTCACCAACTAAGAATATCGTATGGTACTAACAAAGGGAAAAACTACACGGAAGAAGAGAACCGCTTTCTCATTTGTATGCTTCACAAGCTTGGCTTCGACAAGGAAAATGTTTATGATGAGTTACGACAATGCATCCGAAACTCCCCTCAGTTCAGATTTGATTGGTTTCTCAAGTCCAGAACTGCGATGGCGCTCCAGAGGAGGTGTAATACCTTAATTACTTTGATTGAAAGGGAAAATATGGAactagaagaaaaggagaaggcagagaaaaagaaaagaggaccaAAGCCTTCCACACAGAAACGTAAGATGGATGGTGCCCCTGAtggccaaggaagaaaaaagaagctgAAACTATGA